A region of Sesamum indicum cultivar Zhongzhi No. 13 linkage group LG7, S_indicum_v1.0, whole genome shotgun sequence DNA encodes the following proteins:
- the LOC105166083 gene encoding thioredoxin H-type: MASEEGQVIGCHTVDEWKQLFQKGVDSKKLVVVDFTASWCGPCRFIAPILAEIAKRTPHVMFLKVDVDELKSVAQEYEVESMPTFLFLKEGKVVDKIVGARKEALQEKIAEHGALAVAA, from the exons ATGGCTTCCGAGGAGGGACAAGTGATCGGCTGCCACACCGTCGATGAGTGGAAGCAGCTTTTCCAGAAGGGCGTCGACTCTAAGAAACTG GTGGTGGTAGATTTCACAGCGTCATGGTGCGGCCCTTGCCGCTTTATCGCTCCAATTTTGGCTGAGATTGCCAAGAGGACTCCCCATGTTATGTTCCTGAAGGTTGATGTAGACGAACTCAAG TCTGTTGCCCAGGAATACGAAGTTGAGTCTATGCCAACCTTTTTGTTCCTCAAAGAAGGGAAGGTGGTGGACAAGATTGTGGGTGCAAGAAAGGAAGCATTACAGGAGAAAATTGCCGAACATGGTGCCCTTGCTGTTGCTGCTTGA
- the LOC105166084 gene encoding beta-galactosidase 3 codes for METNSVSSLILFFCIFLVMGSQLISGSVTYDNKAVIINGQRRILLSGSIHYPRSTPDMWEDLILKAKNAGLDVIDTYVFWNVHEPSPGNYNFEGRYDLVRFVKTVQKLGLYVHLRIGPYVCAEWNFGGFPVWLKYVPGISFRTDNEPFKAAMQQFTQKIVGVMKSENLFESQGGPIILSQIENEYGAQRRALGPAGEAYMNWAAKMAVALDTGVPWVMCKDDEAPDPVINACNGFYCDSFSPNKPYKPTMWTEAWSGWFTEFGGPILQRPVQDLAFAVARFIQKGGSFINYYMFHGGTNFGRTAGGPFVTTSYDYDAPVDEYGLIREPKYGHLKELHKAIKLCEHALVSSDPTVTSLGSSQEAHVFSSGDGSCAAFLANFNSTSAARVLFNNKHYNLPPWSISILPDCKNVVFNTAKVGTQTSQFQMLPSDSQLHSWETYGEDMTSLDDSTTFAAIGLLEQINVTRDSSDYLWYITSIDIGSSESFLRGGQKPTLTVNSRGHALHVFINGQLAGSAYGTRENTRFTFTGPVSLQVGTNKISLLSIAMGLPNNGVHFENWNVGVLGRVELAGLDQGKRDLSRQTWSYKVGLKGEQMNLVSPDKVSSVEWAQVSAITQNQQPLRWYKAYFDAPSGDEPLALDMRSMGKGQVWINGQNIGRYWMAYSNGNCGVCHYAGTFRATKCQRSCGQPTQRWYHVPRSWLQPTQNLIVLFEELGGDASKISLVKRTTAGVCANAFEHRPSVANYQIQSTSASKMLHQAKIHLSCSPGQSISAITFASFGTPTGTCGSFRLGNCHAQNSHSVVEKMCVGMESCKLAVSNSYFGADPCPRVLKKLSVEAICSTKMS; via the exons atggaaactAACTCAGTTTCCAGTTTAATTCTCTTCTTCTGCATTTTCTTGGTGATGGGCTCTCAGTTGATCAGTGGCAGTGTTACTTACGATAACAAGGCTGTAATCATCAATGGGCAAAGGAGAATTCTTCTCTCTGGTTCTATACACTATCCAAGAAGCACACCTGAT ATGTGGGAAGATCTCATTTTGAAGGCCAAAAATGCAGGGTTAGATGTGATTGACACTTATGTGTTTTGGAATGTACATGAGCCTTCTCCTGGCAAT TACAATTTTGAGGGTAGATATGATCTTGTGAGATTTGTGAAGACTGTGCAAAAACTTGGGCTCTATGTTCATCTACGCATTGGACCTTATGTGTGTGCAGAGTGGAATTTTGG AGGATTTCCTGTATGGTTGAAGTATGTACCTGGTATCAGCTTCAGAACAGACAATGAGCCCTTCAAG GCGGCAATGCAACAGTTCACTCAAAAAATTGTCGGTGTGATGAAAAGTGAGAACCTCTTTGAATCACAGGGAGGTCCCATTATATTATCTCAG ATTGAGAATGAATATGGAGCACAAAGGAGAGCACTTGGGCCAGCTGGGGAGGCATATATGAACTGGGCTGCAAAAATGGCTGTCGCGTTGGATACTGGAGTTCCGTGGGTCATGTGCAAAGACGACGAGGCCCCTGATCCTGTG ATAAACGCTTGTAATGGCTTTTACTGCGACTCCTTTTCTCCTAACAAACCTTATAAACCCACTATGTGGACTGAAGCTTGGAGCGGCTG GTTCACCGAGTTTGGAGGCCCAATTCTTCAACGGCCAGTTCAGGATCTTGCGTTTGCAGTTGCTCGCTTCATACAGAAGGGTGGTTCATTTATAAACTATTACATG TTTCACGGAGGCACTAATTTCGGGCGCACTGCTGGAGGTCCTTTTGTTACAACCAGCTATGACTATGATGCCCCAGTTGATGAATATG GTTTGATCAGGGAACCCAAGTACGGTCATTTGAAAGAGCTTCACAAGGCCATTAAACTTTGTGAACATGCGTTAGTCTCATCGGACCCTACAGTTACTTCATTAGGAAGCTCTCAGGAG GCTCATGTGTTTTCCTCGGGAGATGGAAGTTGTGCAGCTTTTCTTGCAAACTTTAATAGTACTTCTGCTGCAAGAGTCTTGTTCAACAACAAGCActacaatttacctccttggtCTATTAGCATACTTCCTGACTGCAAAAACGTGGTGTTCAACACTGCAAAG GTCGGCACACAAACTTCACAATTTCAAATGTTACCTTCTGATTCTCAATTGCACTCGTGGGAGACGTACGGCGAGGATATGACTTCACTCGACGACAGTACAACGTTTGCAGCAATTGGACTTCTAGAGCAGATAAACGTCACAAGGGATAGCAGCGATTACTTGTGGTACATTACTAG CATCGACATTGGTTCGTCAGAGTCGTTCCTAAGAGGAGGACAGAAGCCCACTCTAACAGTGAACTCTAGAGGCCATGCACTACATGTCTTCATCAACGGTCAGCTTGCAG GATCTGCTTATGGGACAAGGGAAAATACGAGATTCACATTCACAGGACCTGTGAGCTTGCAAGTTGGAACGAATAAAATTTCTCTGCTCAGCATAGCCATGGGACTACCA aacaaCGGAGtgcattttgaaaattggaaTGTCGGAGTACTGGGGCGAGTTGAGCTGGCCGGGCTGGATCAGGGGAAAAGAGACTTATCAAGGCAAACTTGGTCTTACAAG GTTGGATTAAAAGGCGAGCAAATGAATTTAGTCTCTCCAGACAAGGTTTCGTCCGTTGAATGGGCGCAAGTTTCAGCCATCACCCAAAATCAACAGCCTCTGAGATGGTACAAG gcATATTTTGATGCACCAAGTGGAGACGAGCCGTTGGCTTTAGACATGAGAAGCATGGGGAAAGGTCAAGTGTGGATCAATGGGCAAAACATAGGAAGATATTGGATGGCCTATTCAAACGGAAACTGTGGAGTCTGCCACTATGCTGGTACATTCCGAGCCACTAAATGTCAACGCAGCTGTGGTCAACCAACTCAACGATG GTACCATGTTCCTCGATCTTGGCTGCAGCCCACACAGAATCTCATTGTACTATTTGAAGAGTTAGGTGGAGACGCATCAAAGATCTCTCTCGTTAAAAGAACGACAGCAGGTGTTTGTGCAAATGCATTTGAGCACCGTCCATCGGTTGCAAATTACCAGATCCAAAGCACCAGCGCATCCAAAATGCTTCATCAGGCCAAGATCCATCTCAGCTGTTCACCTGGCCAGTCGATCTCGGCCATCACATTTGCAAGTTTTGGGACTCCCACCGGAACTTGTGGAAGTTTTCGGCTGGGAAACTGTCATGCACAGAACTCCCATTCGGTCGTAGAGAAG ATGTGCGTTGGGATGGAAAGTTGCAAGCTTGCAGTTTCAAATAGCTACTTCGGGGCGGACCCTTGCCCCCGTGTATTGAAGAAGTTATCTGTTGAAGCGATTTGCTCTACAAAAATGAGTTGA